The Raoultibacter phocaeensis genome contains a region encoding:
- a CDS encoding TIGR03905 family TSCPD domain-containing protein, protein MYTYHPQGVCPRAINIELDGDTVRHVDFEGGCNGNLKAISKVVEGMNVDEVAELFAGNTCGRKPTSCVDQLVKGLRQAQGL, encoded by the coding sequence ATGTACACCTACCATCCCCAAGGCGTTTGCCCGCGAGCCATCAACATCGAGCTCGACGGCGATACCGTACGTCATGTCGATTTCGAAGGAGGATGCAACGGCAACCTCAAGGCAATCTCGAAAGTCGTGGAGGGCATGAACGTCGACGAGGTCGCCGAGCTGTTTGCGGGAAACACGTGCGGCCGCAAGCCCACCTCGTGCGTCGATCAGCTTGTGAAAGGCCTTCGCCAGGCTCAGGGGCTCTAG
- a CDS encoding C39 family peptidase has product MERENRIQHPSIRNNYGTARSDAAARTQTQRRSSPRPATHVPNYTRRQPAYAAPHATRRRSQAPLPPTARVAHAHAEPRTAASALVALVLVAAVGFAAWFSFQASQGALPIADAAARNASGTVESTPKSEWAKGEMPYLYQTDPAWSSARYAENNFGESGCGPTCMAMVYAMLTGATDRDPAAMAKLAEQGGYSSPDGTAWLFMTEGAAALGLNATEVPADEQSMRRELAAGRPIIASMGPGDFTKTGHFIVICDIDLNSQLVIRDPNSPDRSAVSWDFDTILSQCRALWGYSLV; this is encoded by the coding sequence ATGGAGCGAGAGAACCGCATACAGCACCCGTCGATCCGCAACAACTACGGCACAGCGCGCTCGGATGCAGCTGCCCGTACTCAAACTCAGCGCCGATCTTCCCCCCGTCCTGCCACGCACGTCCCGAACTACACCCGTCGCCAGCCCGCATATGCCGCCCCCCACGCAACGAGGCGGCGCTCGCAAGCGCCCCTCCCCCCGACTGCGCGCGTGGCGCACGCGCATGCCGAGCCGCGTACTGCCGCATCGGCGCTCGTCGCGCTCGTGCTTGTAGCCGCCGTCGGGTTCGCCGCATGGTTTTCCTTCCAGGCAAGCCAAGGGGCGCTTCCCATAGCCGACGCAGCGGCGAGAAACGCATCCGGGACAGTCGAGAGCACGCCGAAATCGGAATGGGCCAAAGGCGAGATGCCGTATCTGTACCAAACCGACCCCGCCTGGTCAAGCGCGCGCTACGCTGAAAATAACTTCGGCGAGAGCGGCTGCGGACCCACCTGTATGGCTATGGTGTACGCGATGCTTACCGGTGCGACCGACAGAGACCCTGCGGCTATGGCGAAGCTCGCCGAACAAGGCGGGTACTCCAGCCCCGACGGCACCGCGTGGCTGTTCATGACCGAGGGGGCGGCCGCGCTCGGGCTCAATGCAACGGAGGTGCCCGCCGACGAGCAGAGCATGCGAAGGGAACTCGCCGCAGGACGCCCCATCATCGCGAGCATGGGTCCCGGTGACTTCACGAAAACGGGGCACTTCATCGTCATCTGCGACATTGACCTCAACAGCCAGCTTGTCATCCGCGACCCCAACAGCCCCGATCGCAGCGCCGTTTCATGGGATTTCGACACCATCCTCAGCCAATGCCGGGCGCTCTGGGGCTATTCGCTTGTATAA
- a CDS encoding response regulator transcription factor yields the protein METAQHICVCDDEAAIADLVGKLLVDEGYRATVCYSARQVLDLLARDRFDLVILDIMMPGIDGFACCREIRKTSQVPVIFLTAKDEEIDKVVGFELGADDYVVKPFKPRELMARVKARLRRSAPDVSRKSASNILEAGGVSIDEDSYTASVLGEELSLTPKEYAILLCLAKQAGRPVASGELFETVWGEPACVQGNNTVMVHIRHLRKKIAAVDSSQEYIETVWGVGYKLG from the coding sequence ATGGAAACCGCTCAGCACATATGCGTCTGCGACGACGAGGCGGCAATCGCCGATCTGGTGGGAAAGCTGCTTGTTGACGAGGGCTACCGGGCAACGGTGTGCTATTCGGCCAGGCAAGTACTCGATCTGCTTGCGCGTGATCGGTTCGACCTCGTCATCCTCGATATCATGATGCCCGGCATCGACGGGTTCGCATGCTGCCGCGAGATTCGAAAGACAAGCCAGGTGCCCGTCATCTTCCTCACCGCCAAAGACGAAGAGATCGATAAGGTCGTCGGCTTCGAACTCGGCGCCGATGATTACGTGGTGAAGCCGTTCAAGCCGCGCGAGCTGATGGCACGGGTGAAGGCCCGCCTGCGCCGCTCGGCGCCCGATGTGTCCCGAAAGAGCGCATCGAACATACTTGAAGCAGGCGGGGTATCCATCGACGAGGATTCGTATACGGCGAGCGTGCTAGGCGAAGAGCTTTCCCTTACCCCGAAAGAGTATGCCATCCTGCTGTGCCTCGCAAAGCAGGCGGGACGCCCGGTCGCATCGGGAGAACTGTTCGAAACGGTGTGGGGCGAGCCGGCGTGCGTGCAGGGAAACAACACCGTCATGGTGCATATCAGGCATCTGCGCAAGAAGATCGCCGCCGTCGATTCGTCCCAGGAGTACATCGAAACGGTGTGGGGCGTCGGATACAAGCTCGGATAG
- a CDS encoding sensor histidine kinase: protein MKYANDQTKALRRSILWRTIINAVLFTAAFGFVFLFIEAFLKTSLSNFVFYSLMGGMNYTVYNVLSSLYYLLAVLGYLTGLILVIRAGINRALRYFDALFEAVEGMFDDDGEPISLPPDLSATALALNGIQMERERSNRAAKAAEQRKNELVVYLAHDIKTPLTSIIGYLTMLSESPDMPIETRARYASITLEKAYRLEELIEEFFEITRYNLQTIPIERSRFDAVLFCQQVIDEFYPQAQARFLAIELEAPDELPTFADANRLSRVFNNVLKNALSYADEGSTVLVRVSESATDQVKWLKIVVTNEGREITPEHLDRIFEKFYRGDDARTTASGGAGLGLAIAREIARAHGGDITAASKNGMTSFAVWIPQAGY, encoded by the coding sequence ATGAAATACGCAAACGACCAAACCAAAGCGCTCAGGCGATCGATCCTCTGGCGCACGATCATCAATGCCGTGCTGTTCACGGCGGCCTTCGGATTCGTGTTTCTGTTCATCGAGGCGTTTCTGAAAACCTCACTTTCGAATTTCGTGTTCTATTCGCTCATGGGCGGCATGAACTATACGGTCTACAACGTGCTTTCGTCGCTGTACTATCTGCTCGCGGTGCTCGGCTATCTTACGGGGCTCATCCTCGTCATCCGCGCGGGCATCAACCGGGCGCTTCGGTACTTCGACGCGCTGTTCGAAGCGGTCGAAGGCATGTTCGACGACGACGGCGAACCGATATCGCTTCCCCCCGACCTTTCCGCTACGGCCCTTGCACTCAACGGCATCCAGATGGAACGCGAGCGCAGCAACCGCGCGGCAAAAGCCGCCGAGCAGCGCAAAAACGAACTGGTCGTATACCTTGCGCATGACATTAAGACCCCGTTGACCTCGATAATCGGATATTTGACTATGCTCTCGGAGTCGCCGGACATGCCGATCGAAACACGAGCCCGCTATGCGAGCATAACGCTTGAGAAGGCGTACCGCCTCGAAGAGCTCATTGAGGAGTTCTTCGAGATCACCCGTTACAACCTGCAGACGATTCCCATCGAGCGGAGCCGCTTCGACGCGGTGCTGTTCTGCCAGCAGGTCATCGACGAGTTCTATCCGCAGGCCCAAGCGCGTTTTCTTGCGATCGAGCTCGAAGCGCCTGACGAGCTCCCCACGTTCGCCGATGCCAACCGGCTTTCGCGCGTGTTCAACAACGTGCTCAAAAACGCGCTTTCGTACGCCGATGAGGGGAGCACGGTGCTCGTCCGCGTATCCGAAAGCGCAACGGATCAGGTGAAATGGCTCAAGATCGTCGTAACGAACGAGGGCAGGGAGATAACGCCCGAGCACCTCGACCGCATCTTCGAGAAGTTCTACCGCGGCGACGATGCACGCACGACTGCATCGGGCGGAGCTGGCCTCGGCCTCGCCATCGCACGCGAGATTGCGCGCGCCCATGGCGGCGACATCACAGCAGCGAGCAAAAACGGCATGACGAGCTTCGCTGTCTGGATACCGCAAGCGGGGTACTAA
- a CDS encoding GGDEF domain-containing protein, with protein sequence MRENTPLRSHAVMRRVACVLWATVIAFSFAPFVSGSFGFAEPAFAEPSTTEAHDAAKTIRVGFPIQEGFTEIEEDGSYSGYTYEYLEQISQYTGWSYEFVTVEGSINDQLVELIGMLEAGEIDVMGAMSYSESLAETYDYAVKPYGNAHTALFASDENKAITDTNIYRLDRIVVATNGPSPKSTADLKTFCEMNGIELKILECASIDEQIAAVIGGRADLALGVDISPIEGLHVVSSFTPKPFYFATTKGNREIVSQLNEAITSIDNAEPQLQNDLHQKYFGSDAAIYGLSPEMRAYIDEKETVRVGYTVGEAPIQDTNEETGELEGATKSVLEHIASYAGLTFEAVPIPEGMDVNDAIEQLRLDAVSGVLHDFEYAHDNGLSLSSPYLESLAWLVVGSGVGTSELEGKTLALTPDRVKKYGSKGNFVVYETLEECIAAVDSGQADYTYADGYTAPFFINVDRYRGITALPDSTSESNVCFAFPSSPDPMLLQIINKAIEVMPVGIANASIYQEVTESQKPTVEQFVKDYAVEIIVLCAVVALVIVTLSVLYARARSKAASAMQAEKDLLKIRADQDDLTGLLGVGAFRERAEALIERNDVGAFAVIDIDDFKHVNDTLGHRKGDDTLIGLATAIRHTFRGEDAIGRFGGDEFAVCIKGAIPRESLEARCRELISRVHDAGAELGSDFSVSIGATLAAEGDGYTELYERADKAMYTAKQNGKHGFTILER encoded by the coding sequence ATGAGAGAAAATACCCCCCTTCGCTCGCATGCCGTCATGCGGCGTGTCGCGTGCGTCCTTTGGGCGACTGTCATAGCGTTCTCTTTCGCTCCGTTCGTTTCGGGCTCATTCGGTTTCGCCGAACCCGCTTTTGCAGAGCCTTCTACCACAGAGGCTCACGATGCCGCAAAAACCATACGCGTGGGGTTTCCGATCCAAGAGGGTTTCACTGAGATCGAGGAAGACGGAAGTTACTCGGGCTACACCTACGAATACCTCGAGCAGATATCGCAGTACACGGGATGGAGCTACGAGTTCGTAACGGTCGAAGGATCGATCAACGATCAGCTCGTCGAGTTGATCGGCATGCTCGAGGCAGGCGAGATCGACGTCATGGGCGCGATGTCCTACAGCGAATCCCTCGCGGAAACCTACGATTACGCCGTCAAGCCCTACGGAAACGCCCACACGGCCTTGTTCGCATCCGATGAGAACAAGGCGATCACCGATACGAACATATACCGGCTCGACCGCATCGTCGTCGCGACGAACGGGCCGTCTCCTAAAAGCACCGCCGACCTCAAAACGTTCTGCGAGATGAACGGTATCGAGCTTAAGATCCTCGAATGCGCCTCGATCGACGAGCAGATTGCTGCCGTGATCGGGGGAAGGGCAGATCTTGCGCTCGGCGTTGACATCTCTCCGATTGAGGGGCTCCATGTCGTATCGTCGTTTACGCCCAAGCCGTTCTATTTCGCCACAACGAAAGGAAATCGCGAAATCGTATCGCAGCTCAACGAAGCCATCACGAGCATCGACAACGCAGAGCCGCAGTTGCAAAACGACTTGCACCAGAAATACTTCGGGAGCGATGCGGCGATATACGGCCTGTCGCCCGAGATGCGCGCCTACATCGATGAAAAGGAGACGGTTCGCGTCGGCTATACGGTGGGCGAGGCGCCGATCCAGGATACGAACGAGGAAACGGGGGAACTCGAGGGCGCTACGAAAAGCGTGCTCGAGCATATAGCGAGCTACGCGGGGCTCACGTTCGAGGCGGTGCCCATTCCCGAGGGGATGGACGTGAACGATGCGATCGAACAGCTTCGGCTCGATGCGGTTTCGGGGGTTCTGCACGATTTCGAGTATGCGCACGATAACGGTCTTTCGCTCAGCAGCCCCTACCTCGAATCGCTTGCGTGGCTCGTTGTGGGAAGCGGCGTGGGAACGTCGGAGCTCGAAGGAAAAACCCTCGCGCTTACGCCCGATCGGGTGAAAAAGTACGGTTCAAAGGGAAACTTCGTCGTGTACGAAACGCTTGAGGAATGCATTGCGGCAGTCGATAGCGGACAAGCCGACTACACGTATGCGGACGGGTACACGGCGCCGTTTTTCATCAACGTCGATCGGTACCGCGGTATCACTGCGCTGCCCGATTCGACGAGCGAGAGCAACGTCTGTTTCGCGTTTCCCTCGTCGCCCGACCCGATGCTTTTGCAAATTATAAACAAAGCGATCGAAGTCATGCCGGTCGGCATCGCGAACGCGAGTATTTACCAGGAAGTCACCGAATCGCAGAAGCCGACCGTCGAGCAGTTCGTGAAAGACTACGCGGTCGAGATCATCGTGCTGTGCGCTGTCGTGGCGCTCGTCATCGTGACGCTTTCCGTTCTGTACGCTCGCGCTCGCTCGAAGGCGGCAAGCGCTATGCAGGCGGAAAAGGATCTCTTGAAGATACGCGCCGATCAAGACGATCTGACGGGGTTGCTCGGTGTAGGAGCGTTTCGCGAGCGCGCAGAAGCGCTCATCGAGCGAAACGACGTCGGGGCCTTCGCCGTCATCGACATCGATGACTTCAAGCACGTAAACGATACGCTCGGGCATCGGAAGGGCGATGATACGCTCATAGGCCTGGCGACGGCGATCCGCCATACGTTTCGGGGCGAAGACGCCATCGGCCGGTTCGGGGGCGACGAGTTCGCCGTATGCATCAAGGGCGCGATTCCGCGCGAGTCGCTCGAGGCCCGCTGCCGGGAGCTCATCTCCCGCGTGCACGATGCGGGAGCTGAGCTCGGAAGCGATTTCAGCGTGAGCATCGGTGCCACGCTTGCCGCCGAGGGCGATGGTTACACCGAGCTCTACGAGCGTGCCGACAAGGCGATGTACACGGCAAAGCAGAACGGCAAGCACGGGTTCACGATCCTCGAACGATAG
- the rpsO gene encoding 30S ribosomal protein S15: protein MANKDSISTERTAELIKEFGKDEKDSGSAEVQVAILSERIRNLTEHLKEHKKDHHTRRGLMMLIGKRRSLLKYIKNRDIEEYRTLIKKLGIRDNI, encoded by the coding sequence ATGGCTAACAAAGACAGCATTTCCACGGAGCGCACCGCCGAGCTCATCAAGGAATTCGGCAAAGACGAGAAGGATTCCGGATCCGCTGAGGTCCAGGTCGCGATCCTCTCCGAGCGCATCCGCAACCTCACCGAGCACTTGAAAGAGCACAAGAAGGACCACCACACCCGCCGTGGCCTTATGATGCTCATCGGCAAGCGCCGCAGCCTCCTCAAGTACATCAAGAACCGCGACATCGAGGAGTACCGTACGCTGATCAAGAAGCTCGGTATCCGCGACAACATCTAG
- a CDS encoding polyribonucleotide nucleotidyltransferase, which yields MEKIVESFELYGKSYRFETGELAKQATGAVLVTQGDTTVLVTAVVGKEKADYDFFPLTVDFIEKMYAVGRIPGGYLKREARPSDKGTLTARMIDRPIRPGFPDGYKYEVHVVATTFVVDSINPPDCICVAGASAALMVGGAPFDGPAACVRIARDKETGEFIVNPTFDEQENSDLELTIAGTADYISMVEAGADEISEEDMLAAMTFGQEAIAAFCEKQAAFIAKVNPEPMAYNVHEADPSIAARVEPFLGQMSAALKDADKHARMDKVAALKDSIKETEFSEEERAAWGSDIAAALKKLEKHAMRAMVIETGERADGRSPEEIRPLHIVPGYLPRVHGSGLFQRGQTQALSICTLGMLNEWQRLDTIDPAEGKRYMHQYNFPPYSTGETGRMGAPKRREIGHGALAERALIPVLPSEDDFPYAIRVVSEVLESNGSSSMASTCGSTLALMDAGVPIKRPVSGIAMGLIKEGDDVVILSDIQGIEDFLGDMDFKVCGTEKGITSLQMDNKAKGLSVDILARALSQAKDGRAFILSAMLEEIAEPRTELRDTAPRIETIHIPVDKIRDIIGTGGKVIRGIQDETGATIEVQEDGTVHIAAVEGPAGDAAKAIILGIVKEPEVGEVYDGEVVGIKDFGAFIKLTQGKDGLLHISRMANGRVAKVEDVLSLGDIVKVEIIEVGDNGKISLDRVDKPDAPAQTGSSDKKERSDNRPGRSDRKERTDRGNGSKSEGGSNGRTPRRRH from the coding sequence ATGGAGAAAATTGTCGAATCCTTCGAACTGTACGGAAAATCGTATCGATTCGAAACCGGCGAACTCGCAAAGCAGGCCACCGGGGCCGTGCTCGTCACCCAAGGCGACACGACCGTGCTCGTGACCGCCGTTGTAGGCAAGGAGAAGGCCGATTACGACTTCTTCCCGCTGACGGTCGACTTCATCGAGAAGATGTACGCAGTCGGGCGCATTCCCGGCGGCTACCTCAAACGCGAAGCCCGTCCTTCCGACAAGGGGACGCTCACGGCCCGCATGATCGACCGCCCCATCCGCCCCGGCTTTCCCGACGGATACAAGTACGAAGTCCACGTCGTGGCAACGACGTTCGTGGTCGACAGCATCAATCCGCCCGACTGCATCTGCGTGGCAGGCGCTTCGGCTGCGCTCATGGTCGGCGGCGCGCCGTTCGACGGACCCGCGGCGTGCGTGCGCATCGCCCGCGACAAGGAAACGGGCGAATTCATCGTCAACCCCACGTTCGACGAGCAGGAGAACTCCGACCTCGAGCTTACCATTGCAGGTACCGCCGACTACATCTCGATGGTCGAAGCCGGTGCCGATGAGATATCCGAAGAGGACATGCTCGCCGCTATGACGTTCGGCCAGGAGGCCATCGCGGCGTTCTGCGAGAAGCAGGCCGCGTTCATCGCCAAAGTCAATCCCGAGCCCATGGCTTACAACGTGCATGAGGCCGATCCTTCGATCGCCGCACGCGTCGAGCCGTTCCTCGGCCAGATGTCCGCTGCTCTCAAGGATGCCGACAAGCATGCGCGCATGGACAAAGTAGCCGCACTCAAGGACTCCATCAAGGAAACTGAGTTCTCCGAAGAGGAGCGCGCCGCATGGGGATCGGACATAGCCGCTGCGCTTAAGAAACTCGAGAAGCACGCGATGCGCGCGATGGTCATCGAAACGGGCGAGCGTGCCGACGGCCGCAGTCCCGAGGAGATCCGTCCCTTGCACATAGTGCCGGGCTACCTTCCGCGCGTGCACGGCTCCGGCCTGTTCCAGCGCGGGCAGACCCAGGCGCTTTCCATCTGCACGCTCGGTATGCTCAACGAGTGGCAGCGCCTCGACACGATCGATCCTGCCGAGGGCAAACGCTACATGCACCAGTACAACTTCCCGCCGTATTCCACGGGCGAAACCGGTCGCATGGGCGCCCCGAAGCGTCGCGAGATCGGCCACGGCGCGCTCGCAGAGCGCGCGCTCATCCCCGTGCTTCCGAGCGAGGACGATTTCCCGTACGCGATCCGCGTCGTTTCCGAGGTCCTCGAGTCGAACGGCTCGTCGTCCATGGCGTCTACCTGCGGCTCGACGCTCGCGCTCATGGATGCGGGCGTGCCGATCAAGCGCCCGGTTTCCGGTATCGCGATGGGGTTGATCAAAGAGGGCGACGATGTCGTCATCCTCTCCGACATCCAGGGCATCGAGGACTTCCTCGGCGACATGGACTTCAAGGTGTGCGGAACTGAGAAGGGCATCACCTCGCTTCAGATGGACAACAAGGCGAAAGGCCTTTCGGTCGATATCCTCGCCCGTGCGCTTTCGCAGGCGAAGGACGGCCGCGCCTTCATCCTTTCGGCCATGCTCGAGGAAATTGCCGAACCCCGCACCGAGCTGCGCGATACGGCTCCCCGCATCGAGACCATCCACATTCCGGTCGATAAGATCCGCGACATCATCGGAACGGGCGGCAAGGTTATCCGCGGTATCCAAGATGAGACGGGCGCGACCATCGAGGTGCAGGAAGACGGCACCGTGCACATCGCAGCCGTCGAGGGACCTGCGGGAGATGCCGCCAAGGCCATCATCCTCGGTATCGTCAAAGAGCCCGAGGTCGGCGAAGTCTACGACGGCGAAGTTGTGGGCATCAAGGACTTCGGCGCGTTCATCAAGCTTACGCAGGGTAAAGACGGCCTGCTCCACATTTCGCGCATGGCCAACGGCCGCGTAGCGAAGGTGGAAGACGTGCTTTCCCTCGGCGATATCGTGAAAGTGGAAATCATCGAAGTGGGCGATAACGGCAAGATCTCGCTCGACCGCGTCGACAAACCCGACGCCCCCGCGCAGACGGGCTCCTCCGACAAGAAGGAGCGTTCGGACAACCGCCCGGGCCGCAGCGATCGCAAAGAACGCACGGACCGCGGAAACGGCAGCAAGAGCGAAGGCGGTTCCAACGGCCGCACGCCGCGCCGCCGCCATTAA
- the dapB gene encoding 4-hydroxy-tetrahydrodipicolinate reductase gives MIRVAVSGCAGRMGKTVVEAVDAADDMEVVCGIDPHGAEAGFAVYPDVRTAIDNADFDVLVDFTQPDVVAGNLAVALPAGIDCVVGTTGLSNATLEGLAATAPDGTCLFYAPNFTTGAVLMMQFAKAAAPYFPEAEVIEFHHAKKKDAPSGTAVRTAQIIAESRGFESEAPGSETEIEGCEGARGALVDGVPVHSVRSMGYVASQEVVFGSMGQSLAIRHDSWDRTSYMPGVLLGIRSVGEESGLIVGLENFMA, from the coding sequence ATGATTCGTGTTGCGGTATCCGGTTGCGCCGGGAGAATGGGCAAGACGGTGGTCGAAGCGGTCGATGCCGCAGACGACATGGAGGTCGTGTGCGGCATCGACCCGCACGGTGCCGAGGCTGGTTTCGCCGTGTATCCCGATGTGCGTACGGCGATCGACAATGCCGATTTCGATGTGCTCGTCGATTTCACGCAACCCGATGTGGTAGCGGGCAACCTCGCGGTCGCCTTGCCTGCGGGCATCGATTGCGTGGTTGGAACGACGGGGCTTTCCAACGCGACGCTCGAGGGGCTCGCCGCAACCGCACCCGACGGCACCTGCCTGTTCTACGCCCCGAATTTCACGACAGGCGCGGTGCTCATGATGCAGTTCGCGAAAGCAGCTGCACCGTACTTTCCCGAAGCCGAGGTCATCGAATTCCATCACGCGAAGAAGAAGGACGCTCCCAGCGGAACCGCCGTGCGCACGGCGCAGATCATCGCCGAGTCGCGCGGGTTCGAAAGCGAGGCTCCCGGCTCCGAGACCGAAATCGAGGGTTGCGAGGGCGCGCGAGGGGCGCTCGTCGACGGGGTGCCGGTGCACTCGGTCCGCTCGATGGGCTACGTTGCAAGCCAGGAGGTCGTGTTCGGCTCGATGGGCCAGTCGCTTGCGATCCGCCACGACTCATGGGATCGCACGTCCTACATGCCGGGCGTGTTGCTCGGCATCCGCAGCGTGGGTGAGGAAAGCGGGCTCATTGTAGGTTTGGAGAACTTCATGGCCTAA
- the dapA gene encoding 4-hydroxy-tetrahydrodipicolinate synthase: MAAKVEPQFGRMIPAMVTPFDENRDLDLDKAQALAVRLVDGGSDALIVNGTTGESPTVFYPQKIELFKAIVAAVGDRVPVLANVGDNCTADTVDFAKEVSALGVDGVMLVVPYYNKPPQEGLYQHFKTIAEAIDLPVILYNIPGRCVVNMEAETTLRLAHDVENIVAVKEASGNMEQIKRIIEESPDTFQVYSGDDEATYEIMNMGGAGVISTIGNVAPARMKEIVELIAAGDTEGARQAHEALQPLMKELFVTSNPILVKEALKLSGFPVGGVRLPLVDATPEQSEHLAQVMRQVGVL, from the coding sequence ATGGCAGCTAAAGTCGAGCCCCAGTTCGGGCGCATGATACCCGCGATGGTCACCCCGTTTGATGAGAACAGGGATCTCGACCTCGACAAAGCGCAGGCTCTGGCGGTACGGCTCGTCGACGGCGGCAGCGATGCGCTCATCGTGAACGGCACGACCGGCGAGAGCCCGACGGTGTTCTATCCTCAGAAAATCGAACTGTTCAAGGCCATCGTGGCGGCGGTAGGGGATCGGGTTCCCGTGCTTGCCAACGTCGGCGACAACTGTACGGCCGATACGGTCGATTTTGCGAAGGAGGTCAGCGCGCTCGGGGTCGACGGCGTCATGCTCGTGGTGCCGTACTACAACAAACCTCCCCAAGAGGGCCTGTATCAGCACTTCAAGACCATCGCCGAGGCGATCGACTTGCCGGTGATCCTGTACAACATCCCCGGCCGCTGCGTTGTGAACATGGAAGCCGAAACCACGTTACGGCTTGCCCACGATGTCGAGAACATCGTCGCCGTAAAAGAAGCTTCGGGTAATATGGAGCAGATCAAAAGGATCATCGAAGAGTCGCCCGACACCTTCCAGGTGTACTCGGGAGATGACGAGGCAACCTACGAGATCATGAACATGGGAGGCGCCGGCGTCATATCGACGATCGGCAACGTGGCTCCCGCACGTATGAAAGAAATAGTTGAGCTTATCGCAGCCGGAGATACCGAAGGTGCGCGGCAAGCTCATGAGGCGCTACAACCGCTGATGAAAGAACTGTTCGTCACCTCGAACCCGATCCTCGTAAAAGAGGCGCTCAAGCTTTCCGGGTTCCCCGTCGGTGGCGTACGGCTTCCCTTAGTGGATGCGACGCCGGAGCAATCCGAGCACCTTGCGCAAGTCATGCGCCAGGTCGGAGTGCTGTAA